Genomic window (bacterium):
TCATGTTGAACTGCGGAAAGCTCCAGGCGCAAGAAAACGGGTCCGAGGAAGTCGCCTCTGGCGAAATAACCCAGGGCTCCCTGCGGCTCGTTAAGGACGGCAAAACGCTTGAACTGCCCTTAAAGCATACGGATGTGGACGCAAAGGTTACCGGCTACATCGCGCGCGTAAAGGTAGTCCAGCACTTTACCAATCCATACGATAAGCCTATAGAAGCCGTATACGTCTTCCCTCTTCCCGAGAACTCGGCAGTTGACGACATGACCATGAAGATTGGCGATAAGATAATCAAAGGCGTCATCAAGAAACGCGAAGAGGCAAAACAAATTTACGAACAGGCAAAACAGCAAGGCAAGACTGCAAGCCTTCTTGAACAGGAAAGACCAAATATATTCACGCAGTCTGTGGCAAACATCATGCCCGGCGACGACATATATATTGAAATTTCCTATGTGCAGGACTTAAGGTACGACCACGGCACTTACGAGTACCAGTTCCCGATGGTTGTCGGTCCGAGATATATCCCTGGTGAGCAATCTGGAAAGAGAACGGGTGGCGGCTGGTCGGAGAACACCGATCAGGTACCCGATGCTTCGAGAATTACACCGCCTGTAATAAAGCCGGAATACCGTTCCGGACACGATATAAGCTTAAAGTTAACGGTAGATGCAGGCATTCCTATCCAGAACTTTTCCTGCCCCTCGCATAAGATTAAGGAACTCTCAAAGAGCAAGTCGAGCGTGAGCGTCGAGATTGAGCAGGGCGACCAGATACCCAACAAGGATTTCATCTTCAGATACGACGTTGCAGGCGAAAAACCTGAGTACGCACTCCTCACCCACGCTAAAAGCGAAGGCGACGGCTACTTCATGCTCATGATACAGCCCAAGGCGCAGTTCAAGATAAATGAAATCACGCCTCGCGAACTCGTTTTCGTGGTCGACCGCTCCGGCTCAATGTCCGGCTTTCCTATAGAGAAGGTAAAGGAAGCGATGAAGCTCTGCATCGAGGACATGCATCCCGACGACTACTTTCAGGTGATTTCCTTCTCCAACCAGGCCGAACGCTTCGCTCCTCAGCCCGTTCCCAACACGCCTGAGAACGTCAAGAAGGCTATAGCTTATATCGAAAGCCTGGACGGTTCAGGCGGAACTGAAATGCTCTCAGGCGTCAACGAAGCTTTGACCGTTGACCGCGACCCCGCACAAAAGCGCCGCCGCTTCGTTCTTTTCATGTCAGATGGCTACGTTGGCAACGAA
Coding sequences:
- a CDS encoding marine proteobacterial sortase target protein gives rise to the protein MKLSKLALILPAAAALMLNCGKLQAQENGSEEVASGEITQGSLRLVKDGKTLELPLKHTDVDAKVTGYIARVKVVQHFTNPYDKPIEAVYVFPLPENSAVDDMTMKIGDKIIKGVIKKREEAKQIYEQAKQQGKTASLLEQERPNIFTQSVANIMPGDDIYIEISYVQDLRYDHGTYEYQFPMVVGPRYIPGEQSGKRTGGGWSENTDQVPDASRITPPVIKPEYRSGHDISLKLTVDAGIPIQNFSCPSHKIKELSKSKSSVSVEIEQGDQIPNKDFIFRYDVAGEKPEYALLTHAKSEGDGYFMLMIQPKAQFKINEITPRELVFVVDRSGSMSGFPIEKVKEAMKLCIEDMHPDDYFQVISFSNQAERFAPQPVPNTPENVKKAIAYIESLDGSGGTEMLSGVNEALTVDRDPAQKRRRFVLFMSDGYVGNESEIIAAIEKQLNGARVFSFGVGSSVNRYLLEGMARAGRGYATYCRQDEDPKKAVTLFYERISKPFLMDIELDWAGLEVKDVFPTTIPDLFAGQPVIIHGRYTKSGQATIKIKGKIAGKPVVQEIPVVLPAVQNEHDVIATLWARTKIEKLMDESYGKGETEDLVNEVTELALKYKIMSKYTSFVAVSEEVRNVGGKLETVQVPVPMPEGVSYEGVFGEETENGYGYMNGGGAMKVSRSVGSTSYNAPSIAAQEIKANGRIDKDDEKIKGNTSYDTPTILGSVDATSVETILDASKTKVEELYSKYLKQDASLAGRVVLSITLKADGTIEDVTVKSSTTGNEKFDNALKAEIKKLRFPASSDGGKVIITLAWVFNT